In Chloroflexota bacterium, the following proteins share a genomic window:
- a CDS encoding GYD domain-containing protein — protein MPHYAFQGAYTAETWARLTKNPEDREAAIRAVCEKNGGKLVGLWFMFGSDDFLAVAELPNEKIAGAMGMAVAASGGYHNFRTTPLVSAADAMAMMRQANQLGFRPAGS, from the coding sequence ATGCCTCACTACGCGTTTCAGGGCGCCTACACGGCGGAGACCTGGGCTCGACTGACCAAGAACCCGGAAGATCGCGAGGCCGCGATTCGCGCCGTGTGCGAGAAGAACGGCGGCAAGCTCGTCGGGCTCTGGTTCATGTTCGGCTCCGACGACTTCCTCGCCGTCGCCGAGCTTCCGAATGAGAAGATCGCGGGAGCCATGGGCATGGCCGTGGCAGCGAGCGGCGGTTATCACAACTTCCGCACCACGCCGCTCGTGAGCGCCGCGGACGCCATGGCCATGATGCGACAGGCGAATCAGTTGGGGTTCCGACCGGCCGGTAGCTGA